Proteins from a genomic interval of Pseudomonas asplenii:
- a CDS encoding MarR family winged helix-turn-helix transcriptional regulator, with translation MTTLSSDLWYNFIRAHRCLIREIEHRLAEEKLPPYAWYDALWGIESGKEGARRMHELADVLAIERYNLTRLVDRLEKEGFVVREKSCEDGRGAIARITDTGRALRKRMWKVYKEAVEELFLVEFDEERRRIFAAALENASRNTRNPRKAAQPKS, from the coding sequence ATGACCACCCTTTCGTCAGACCTCTGGTACAACTTCATTCGTGCTCACCGCTGCCTGATCAGGGAAATCGAACATCGCCTGGCCGAAGAGAAGCTGCCACCGTACGCTTGGTATGACGCTCTCTGGGGGATTGAAAGTGGCAAAGAGGGAGCCCGCAGAATGCACGAGCTCGCGGATGTATTGGCCATTGAGCGCTATAACCTCACACGCCTTGTCGATCGTCTGGAAAAGGAGGGTTTCGTTGTCCGCGAGAAATCATGCGAGGACGGCCGTGGCGCCATTGCACGAATCACGGACACAGGACGAGCGCTTCGCAAACGCATGTGGAAGGTCTACAAGGAGGCCGTGGAAGAGCTGTTCCTCGTCGAGTTCGACGAGGAGCGAAGGCGGATATTCGCGGCTGCACTCGAAAATGCCAGCCGCAACACTCGAAATCCCCGAAAAGCAGCTCAGCCCAAGTCGTAG
- a CDS encoding transketolase-like TK C-terminal-containing protein — protein sequence MDNLRLYRTASTGSAALACIKRIERSYAEGVGTQCSPLFTIVDLIRRLEKDSATNNQFWMINERPNDTLGGTAISAWPLWFSEQARNDERPLFYMTQSTTSAHISMLTSQTAQRGIILNDIESSPSRWAKGAHPWLPLWLASNRQCTPFDPACGDEARAILVGALHEKYVEGASGFCYMTLHDEPGDGLVCDRTQAHLGMYRLSTPASGTQQVRLLGAGLILREVRAAADLLRHDWGIDAEVWSCPSYTKLARDAESHSRLKWLRRGESREHCHLHNCLNTSDTPVVAVTGYAEFVAAQLASHVTASFTALGADSLEPTQRLGQHWIVVTALRALAADKHIKASLVGEALKRYDLG from the coding sequence ATGGATAATCTTCGTTTATACCGTACCGCGAGCACAGGCTCAGCGGCTCTAGCCTGTATCAAACGCATTGAGCGCAGCTACGCCGAGGGTGTAGGAACCCAATGTTCCCCCTTGTTCACGATTGTTGATTTGATCCGGCGACTCGAAAAAGACAGTGCTACCAACAACCAGTTCTGGATGATCAATGAACGCCCCAACGACACGTTGGGAGGGACCGCGATCAGCGCCTGGCCGCTGTGGTTCAGCGAGCAGGCTCGTAACGATGAGCGTCCGCTTTTTTACATGACCCAATCCACGACGTCTGCGCATATCTCCATGCTCACCTCGCAAACAGCGCAACGCGGAATTATCCTCAACGACATCGAATCGTCACCTTCGCGATGGGCCAAGGGCGCTCATCCCTGGTTACCTCTGTGGCTGGCATCGAACCGGCAATGCACCCCTTTCGACCCCGCGTGCGGCGATGAGGCCAGGGCAATCCTGGTGGGCGCGCTTCATGAAAAGTATGTCGAAGGTGCCTCTGGCTTCTGTTACATGACACTGCACGACGAACCGGGTGATGGCCTGGTCTGTGATCGCACTCAGGCCCACCTCGGGATGTATCGACTGAGCACGCCAGCCTCTGGGACACAGCAAGTTCGGCTGCTGGGAGCCGGGCTCATTCTGCGAGAGGTTCGTGCCGCTGCGGATCTGCTGCGTCATGACTGGGGAATCGATGCCGAAGTCTGGAGTTGCCCCAGCTATACAAAACTTGCCCGAGACGCAGAAAGCCACTCACGCTTGAAGTGGCTCCGCCGGGGTGAGTCCAGGGAACACTGTCATCTGCACAATTGCCTCAACACCTCCGATACACCTGTCGTGGCGGTCACAGGTTATGCCGAGTTCGTGGCCGCGCAGTTGGCCTCGCATGTTACGGCTTCGTTCACCGCGTTAGGTGCCGACAGCCTCGAACCGACTCAGCGCCTGGGCCAACACTGGATCGTCGTGACCGCTCTGCGTGCCCTCGCAGCAGATAAACACATCAAGGCTTCCCTGGTAGGAGAAGCACTCAAACGCTACGACTTGGGCTGA
- a CDS encoding glutathione S-transferase family protein, whose amino-acid sequence MKTASLHLYTADTPNGQKISIALEELGLDYRQTNVDLNKGEQKAPDFLALNPNGKIPVFVDEQEQVTLFESAVILTYLTNRYGELGGQSAAENLLIQQWLCFQIASVGPMLGQLWWFRHGTTTRNEQALERYRRESLRLYGVVESELVKRGYIAGERYTIADIALFTWLRTHEELDLDMSPFPAVQAWLEKIAKRPAVQRGLAKSRPEV is encoded by the coding sequence ATGAAAACTGCCTCGCTACACCTCTACACAGCCGATACACCGAACGGTCAAAAAATCTCTATCGCCCTCGAAGAGCTTGGGTTGGATTACCGTCAGACCAACGTCGATTTGAACAAGGGTGAACAGAAAGCGCCGGACTTTCTTGCTCTCAACCCAAACGGAAAAATTCCCGTCTTCGTCGATGAGCAAGAACAGGTCACGCTCTTTGAATCAGCCGTTATCCTCACCTACCTGACCAACCGGTATGGTGAGTTAGGAGGCCAGAGCGCAGCAGAAAACCTCCTGATTCAACAATGGTTGTGCTTCCAGATTGCCAGCGTCGGGCCGATGCTCGGACAGCTCTGGTGGTTTCGCCATGGCACCACGACCAGAAATGAACAAGCCCTGGAGCGGTATCGCCGTGAGTCGTTGCGGCTTTACGGGGTTGTGGAGAGCGAGCTGGTGAAACGTGGCTACATCGCTGGAGAGCGCTACACCATTGCCGACATTGCTCTGTTCACGTGGCTGCGCACCCACGAAGAACTGGACTTGGACATGAGCCCCTTCCCTGCTGTGCAAGCGTGGCTGGAGAAGATCGCCAAACGGCCTGCTGTCCAGCGGGGGCTTGCGAAATCCCGTCCAGAAGTTTGA
- a CDS encoding LuxR family transcriptional regulator, whose amino-acid sequence MHINAPLLIRPGQDPNLATLIEHLPSEIDCPFTYATIDKRTLGLSSFLSSFPIAWQQQYCSKALYRFDPVVSHGVESVAPFPWAEAFKRKPVQGQSAFDELTRQFSLWDGYTFVVHDPQQRMGLLSLSNREQSPDFHYQIDLIKGDLQLALVAFHSDMNSGSPVLESTDQPLTVREHTILGWVALGKSYSEIASICDIRVRTVKFHMANVVRKLDVHTAKQAVFEASRLGLA is encoded by the coding sequence ATGCATATCAACGCTCCCCTTCTCATCAGGCCCGGCCAGGATCCTAACCTGGCCACCCTGATTGAGCATCTACCTTCCGAGATTGACTGCCCATTCACGTACGCCACGATAGACAAGCGAACACTTGGGCTGTCGAGTTTTCTTTCAAGTTTCCCCATAGCCTGGCAACAGCAGTACTGCAGCAAGGCGCTTTATCGCTTCGACCCGGTGGTTTCACATGGTGTCGAAAGCGTTGCCCCGTTTCCGTGGGCTGAAGCCTTCAAGCGCAAGCCCGTACAAGGCCAAAGCGCTTTTGATGAGCTGACTCGTCAGTTTTCCCTATGGGATGGATATACCTTTGTGGTCCATGACCCTCAGCAACGCATGGGCCTGTTGAGCCTGTCCAATCGGGAACAGAGTCCTGACTTCCACTATCAGATCGACCTCATCAAGGGGGATCTGCAACTGGCGCTGGTCGCCTTTCACAGTGACATGAACTCAGGCTCGCCGGTGCTCGAATCGACGGATCAGCCCCTCACTGTCAGAGAGCATACAATCCTGGGCTGGGTCGCTCTGGGCAAGTCCTATAGCGAGATCGCCAGCATCTGCGACATCCGTGTTCGGACCGTGAAATTCCACATGGCCAACGTCGTTCGCAAGCTGGATGTGCATACGGCCAAGCAGGCAGTTTTTGAGGCCTCTCGACTGGGACTCGCCTGA
- a CDS encoding aminotransferase class I/II-fold pyridoxal phosphate-dependent enzyme, whose protein sequence is MTLSVLPATNRDTRVLEDITQHEISALKTRHNLADAHTHQNQSNTQAAIVKKLPQLWDRAQSLTQYESEQAFIKAFYQFHGQHHALQRSDEIYLVYAASVAMHITATFLRKHNMSVGLIEPCFDNLHDLLKHMEVPMTPLPEAILADPTQVYRLLEKHASNLDAIFLVDPNNPTGTSMFSDGPETFVEVARYCRDHKKILILDFCFASFLKVSGRKRVDAYAILDEVGTDYLVMEDTGKTWPLQDTKCATLMSSQRLNPEIYSIVTSVLLNVSPFILQLVTEYINDSEADGFASVRDVLQTNRKAAREYLDGTMLRYIEPAIETSVAWFEIQRDDLSGDDLQAYLLEYQAYVLPGRYFFWSNPQLGRSYVRLALARDPGSFEAAMQVIRQALEAYDA, encoded by the coding sequence ATGACCTTGTCAGTCCTGCCAGCTACGAACCGTGACACCCGTGTTTTGGAAGACATTACACAGCACGAGATTTCAGCGCTGAAAACCCGCCATAACCTAGCTGATGCCCACACGCACCAGAATCAAAGCAACACCCAGGCTGCGATTGTCAAAAAGCTCCCGCAGTTGTGGGACCGCGCCCAAAGCCTGACGCAATATGAGAGTGAGCAAGCGTTCATCAAAGCGTTTTATCAGTTCCATGGACAACACCATGCTCTGCAGCGCAGCGATGAGATCTATCTTGTTTATGCGGCCTCCGTCGCCATGCACATCACCGCGACTTTCCTGCGCAAGCACAACATGAGCGTTGGTTTGATCGAGCCCTGCTTCGACAATCTCCACGACTTGCTCAAACACATGGAAGTCCCGATGACGCCTCTCCCGGAGGCGATTCTGGCCGACCCTACCCAGGTCTACCGACTTCTTGAAAAGCACGCGTCAAACCTCGACGCCATTTTCCTGGTCGACCCGAATAATCCAACCGGAACGTCGATGTTCTCCGACGGGCCGGAGACGTTTGTAGAAGTCGCCAGGTACTGCCGTGATCACAAGAAAATCCTGATCCTGGACTTCTGCTTTGCCTCGTTCCTGAAAGTGAGTGGCCGCAAACGCGTTGACGCTTATGCGATCCTTGACGAGGTTGGCACTGACTACCTGGTGATGGAAGACACCGGCAAGACATGGCCGTTGCAGGACACCAAGTGCGCCACGCTGATGAGCAGTCAGCGACTGAATCCCGAGATCTACAGCATCGTGACCAGCGTGCTGCTGAACGTCTCCCCCTTCATCCTCCAGCTCGTCACCGAGTACATCAACGATAGCGAGGCCGATGGTTTCGCGTCAGTTCGGGACGTGTTGCAAACCAATCGAAAAGCCGCGCGTGAGTACCTGGACGGCACGATGCTGCGTTACATCGAACCGGCCATCGAAACCAGTGTGGCCTGGTTTGAGATTCAACGAGACGACCTGTCCGGCGATGACCTTCAGGCGTACCTGCTGGAGTATCAAGCCTACGTGCTTCCCGGCCGCTATTTCTTCTGGAGCAATCCGCAGCTCGGACGATCCTATGTTCGCCTCGCCCTGGCGAGGGATCCGGGTTCTTTTGAAGCCGCGATGCAGGTCATCCGCCAAGCGCTGGAGGCTTACGATGCTTAA
- a CDS encoding DUF6190 family protein, with product MLKGAPIIDATVFMGMHHADDVIRDRSLAFFTHRYDSQVRMTFSQVGLCDAIIWKKARDLQDVYYPFMDVLHSDMNILRSGYTEDALRFAADSSELAVLPVEKRLQAAQVLMGDGLFYTHDTQYQSCPILKPYLATFSDAAPADGVALDKHFPAELQKLYVLSLALKITDEDFKHV from the coding sequence ATGCTTAAGGGAGCACCGATTATTGACGCCACTGTCTTCATGGGCATGCACCATGCAGATGATGTGATCAGGGATCGATCACTTGCGTTCTTCACCCATCGATACGACAGCCAGGTTCGGATGACTTTCAGCCAGGTGGGTCTGTGCGACGCGATCATCTGGAAGAAAGCGCGTGATCTGCAAGATGTGTACTACCCATTCATGGACGTCCTGCATTCGGACATGAACATCCTGCGCTCGGGGTATACCGAGGATGCACTAAGGTTTGCGGCGGACAGTTCAGAATTGGCTGTATTGCCTGTGGAGAAGCGTCTGCAGGCAGCCCAGGTGCTCATGGGCGATGGCTTGTTCTACACCCATGACACTCAGTATCAGAGCTGTCCGATCCTGAAACCGTACCTGGCGACCTTCAGCGATGCTGCGCCGGCCGACGGCGTGGCGCTCGACAAGCATTTTCCTGCCGAGCTACAGAAGCTGTACGTCCTGTCGCTGGCGTTGAAGATCACAGACGAGGACTTCAAGCATGTCTAA